A region of Pseudomonas sp. Marseille-Q3773 DNA encodes the following proteins:
- a CDS encoding glycosyltransferase family 39 protein, with translation MRIHVDWRARLTSSLVVAGILLLALAVRLHQLDLQVVWFDEAYSVWLARMPIIRAIFFTAQDVHPPLYYLLLHAWISGFGDGVVAVRSFSVVLGVMTVAVGMLLAHRMASRRIAAMAGLLLAMFPIAVYYSQEVRMYALLGLLMLSAAYLLVSWAQRQYTRYLLGYSLLMIAGFYTHYFAALGALASWMYVLLARAPGGRRLISMHQWWFFNLAIAVAYLPWLPTLYEQIHHNTGKVSWIAPVTLASIPQSLWVAFMLDGDSSVVGVMTMVLTVLIITAAARVVRQNGGPHNPGALLVIYCFVPLCAAWLFSLTLPLYMERYLVFAFLGLPILLAIAIKGLRWKWQVTLFIACLLLEGGGLAKLYNRAFNLRGGSEWVNNRFDYVMGQVAVRWRAGDALLIGNNVFWSLTIDFYNKTGVAPLVYSVDEPDAANMLYPSRPEQIVSEPRRLASHYKRVWWVASGEATEIEKRMLLDWVKLEEVDKGDSRALLFAMPEQSARNN, from the coding sequence ATGCGCATTCATGTTGACTGGCGAGCACGGTTGACAAGTTCGCTTGTTGTGGCGGGGATTCTGTTGCTGGCACTCGCTGTGCGGCTTCACCAACTTGACCTGCAAGTTGTCTGGTTCGATGAAGCTTACAGCGTATGGCTGGCTAGAATGCCGATAATCCGCGCAATATTCTTCACGGCCCAGGACGTTCATCCGCCTTTGTACTATCTGCTTTTACATGCGTGGATATCAGGCTTTGGCGATGGGGTCGTGGCTGTCCGTAGTTTTAGTGTCGTTCTTGGTGTAATGACGGTTGCAGTGGGTATGCTATTGGCGCATCGCATGGCCTCGCGACGCATCGCCGCGATGGCGGGGCTATTGTTGGCCATGTTTCCGATTGCTGTTTATTACAGCCAGGAAGTCCGCATGTATGCGTTGCTCGGCTTGCTCATGCTGTCTGCGGCCTACCTGTTGGTGTCATGGGCACAGCGGCAGTACACCCGTTACTTGCTGGGTTATTCGCTTTTGATGATTGCCGGTTTCTATACCCATTACTTTGCTGCTTTGGGGGCGCTCGCCAGCTGGATGTATGTTCTGTTGGCCCGGGCGCCGGGCGGGCGGCGCTTGATCAGCATGCACCAGTGGTGGTTCTTCAATCTGGCCATTGCCGTTGCTTACCTGCCGTGGCTTCCGACCTTGTATGAGCAGATCCATCACAATACCGGGAAGGTAAGTTGGATCGCGCCAGTGACGCTAGCCAGCATTCCGCAGAGCCTCTGGGTTGCATTCATGCTAGATGGCGATTCGTCGGTTGTTGGCGTCATGACGATGGTGCTGACGGTCCTGATCATTACAGCGGCCGCTCGGGTTGTTCGGCAAAACGGCGGGCCTCATAACCCTGGCGCATTACTGGTCATCTACTGCTTTGTACCTTTGTGTGCGGCATGGCTGTTCTCTCTTACCCTGCCGTTGTATATGGAGCGCTACCTCGTGTTTGCATTTCTGGGGTTACCCATATTGCTGGCGATAGCAATCAAGGGACTTCGATGGAAATGGCAGGTCACGCTATTCATCGCCTGCCTGCTCTTGGAGGGGGGCGGTCTGGCAAAATTGTACAACCGGGCGTTCAACTTGCGCGGTGGCAGCGAATGGGTCAACAACCGGTTTGATTACGTCATGGGCCAGGTTGCCGTGCGCTGGCGAGCCGGTGATGCATTGCTGATTGGTAACAACGTTTTCTGGTCGCTTACGATTGATTTCTACAATAAGACAGGTGTGGCACCGCTGGTTTACAGCGTTGATGAGCCCGATGCTGCCAACATGCTTTACCCGTCAAGGCCTGAACAAATCGTGTCGGAACCGCGGAGGTTGGCAAGCCACTACAAAAGAGTCTGGTGGGTGGCCAGTGGTGAAGCCACTGAGATCGAGAAACGGATGCTGCTGGATTGGGTCAAGCTGGAAGAGGTGGACAAGGGTGATTCTCGGGCACTGCTATTTGCAATGCCCGAGCAATCGGCACGAAACAACTGA
- a CDS encoding glycosyltransferase family 2 protein: MDISLIVPVFNEEQAIRPFYDAVRRALANQSDQVELIFINDGSQDGTEKQIRQLIAGDPDVALIDLSRNFGKEAALLAGLEQASGDAVIPIDVDLQDPVEVIPQLIEQWRAGFDVVLAKRRDRSCDSYLKRYTAAGFYFLLNRISQIRIEENVGDFRLLDRKVVEVIKLMPEQQLFMKGMLSWPGFKTAVVEYERASRMAGKSRFNGWRLWNLALDGITSFSTVPLRLWTYVGGVVALLALTSAVWQVIDKWLHGNAVPGYPSLMTAILFLGGVQLIGIGVLGEYIGRIYMESKHRPRYVVRALAGQRSSRQARSTFKEG; the protein is encoded by the coding sequence ATGGATATTTCGCTGATCGTGCCGGTATTCAATGAGGAGCAGGCGATCAGGCCGTTCTATGACGCGGTACGTCGGGCGCTTGCCAATCAGTCTGATCAGGTCGAACTGATCTTCATCAATGACGGCAGTCAGGATGGAACCGAAAAACAGATTCGCCAGCTGATTGCGGGTGATCCCGATGTTGCTCTCATTGACCTTTCGCGCAACTTCGGCAAGGAAGCCGCGCTGTTAGCCGGGCTGGAACAGGCCAGTGGCGATGCGGTCATTCCAATCGACGTCGACCTGCAAGACCCGGTCGAGGTGATTCCCCAGCTGATCGAACAGTGGCGGGCAGGCTTCGATGTCGTGCTTGCCAAACGTCGTGACCGTTCATGCGACAGTTATCTGAAGCGATACACGGCGGCGGGGTTTTACTTCCTGCTGAACCGCATTTCGCAGATTCGCATTGAGGAAAACGTCGGTGATTTCCGCCTGCTCGATCGCAAGGTCGTGGAGGTGATCAAGTTGATGCCCGAACAGCAATTGTTCATGAAGGGCATGCTGTCGTGGCCAGGGTTCAAGACCGCAGTGGTCGAGTATGAGCGCGCTTCGCGGATGGCCGGCAAGAGTCGTTTCAACGGCTGGAGACTGTGGAATCTGGCGTTGGATGGGATTACTTCGTTCAGTACTGTGCCATTGCGGCTTTGGACATACGTGGGCGGTGTAGTCGCATTGCTCGCGCTGACTTCAGCTGTCTGGCAGGTCATCGATAAATGGCTGCACGGCAACGCGGTGCCCGGATATCCCTCACTCATGACCGCTATCCTGTTTTTGGGAGGCGTGCAGTTGATCGGCATAGGTGTGCTGGGTGAATACATCGGGCGAATCTACATGGAATCCAAGCATCGGCCTCGCTATGTGGTGCGGGCCTTGGCAGGACAGCGTAGCAGTCGGCAGGCACGTTCGACCTTCAAGGAGGGCTGA
- a CDS encoding GtrA family protein, whose protein sequence is MPTFLKYLIVGVFNTAIHVAVFAMMQLEGNDQALSNLVAFIVALSFSFIANARFTFRAPVSLMRYCVFVAGMGSLSASLGYFADSQRWPPPLTVGMFSLISLLLGFMFSRWVFTEKRRWIFR, encoded by the coding sequence ATGCCGACATTTCTCAAATACCTGATCGTGGGCGTCTTCAATACCGCTATTCACGTGGCAGTGTTTGCCATGATGCAGCTGGAGGGCAATGACCAGGCACTCAGCAATCTGGTCGCTTTCATCGTGGCACTGTCGTTTTCGTTCATCGCCAATGCCCGGTTCACGTTCAGGGCGCCCGTGTCGCTCATGCGCTACTGCGTGTTCGTGGCAGGGATGGGCAGCCTCAGCGCGTCACTAGGGTATTTCGCTGACAGCCAGCGTTGGCCACCACCGTTGACCGTCGGGATGTTCAGCCTGATCAGCCTGCTGCTGGGCTTCATGTTTTCGCGATGGGTCTTCACGGAGAAGCGCAGATGGATATTTCGCTGA
- a CDS encoding DUF417 family protein — MPVDGLAAVAGGALCALTFIATLSILFAVPIWESGSGGFPWLNHNGSCLIKVLALLGISLTILAQGLTRLTLAS, encoded by the coding sequence ATGCCAGTTGACGGCTTGGCGGCAGTAGCAGGAGGCGCGCTGTGCGCACTGACCTTCATCGCGACGCTGTCGATTCTGTTCGCCGTGCCCATCTGGGAATCCGGCTCTGGCGGCTTTCCATGGCTCAACCACAATGGCTCGTGCCTGATCAAGGTCCTGGCCTTGCTGGGCATCAGTCTGACCATCCTGGCCCAAGGCCTGACCCGGCTAACACTGGCAAGCTGA
- a CDS encoding amino acid permease, with translation MPVGNHPAHGQATDGGLLKRELGERHIRLMALGACIGVGLFLGSAKAIEMAGPAIMLSYIIGGLAILVIMRALGEMAVHNPVAGSFSRYAQDYLGPLAGFLTGWNYWFLWLVTCVAEITAVAIYMGIWFPDVPRWIWALAALGSMGAVNLVAVKAFGEFEFWFALIKIVTIIAMVLGGIGIIAFGLGNDGVAMGISNLWSNGGFMPNGVAGVLMSLQMVMFAYLGVEMIGLTAGEARNPQKTIPHAIGSVFWRILLFYVGALFVILSIYPWNEIGSQGSPFVMTFERLGIKTAAGIINFVVITAALSSCNGGIFSTGRMLYSLAQNGQAPAAFARTSKNGVPRNALLLSIGALLLGVLANYLVPEKVFVWVTSIATFGAIWTWVMILLAQLKFRAGLSSVERKALKYRMWLWPLSSYLALAFLVLVVGLMAYFEDTRVALYIGPAFLVLLTVLYYAFRLAPRQEQAPASPVA, from the coding sequence ATGCCAGTCGGCAACCACCCTGCCCACGGCCAGGCCACTGATGGCGGCCTGCTCAAGCGTGAACTGGGCGAACGGCACATCCGTCTGATGGCGCTGGGCGCCTGTATCGGTGTCGGTCTTTTCCTTGGTTCGGCCAAGGCCATCGAAATGGCCGGCCCGGCTATCATGCTGTCCTACATCATCGGTGGCCTGGCCATTCTGGTGATCATGCGCGCCCTTGGTGAAATGGCCGTGCACAATCCTGTCGCCGGCTCGTTCAGCCGTTATGCCCAGGACTACCTCGGCCCGCTGGCGGGCTTCCTTACCGGCTGGAACTACTGGTTCCTGTGGCTGGTGACCTGCGTGGCGGAGATTACCGCGGTCGCCATCTACATGGGCATCTGGTTCCCCGACGTACCGCGCTGGATCTGGGCCCTGGCGGCGCTGGGCAGCATGGGCGCGGTCAACCTGGTGGCGGTCAAGGCTTTCGGTGAATTCGAGTTCTGGTTCGCCTTGATCAAGATCGTCACCATCATCGCCATGGTCCTCGGCGGTATCGGCATCATTGCCTTCGGCCTGGGCAATGACGGTGTGGCAATGGGCATCTCCAACCTGTGGAGCAACGGCGGCTTCATGCCGAATGGCGTCGCCGGGGTACTGATGTCGCTACAGATGGTGATGTTTGCCTATCTGGGCGTGGAAATGATCGGCCTGACCGCTGGTGAAGCGCGCAACCCGCAGAAGACCATTCCGCACGCCATCGGCTCGGTGTTCTGGCGCATCCTGCTGTTCTACGTCGGTGCGCTGTTCGTGATCCTGTCGATCTACCCATGGAACGAAATTGGCAGCCAGGGCAGCCCGTTCGTCATGACCTTCGAGCGCCTCGGTATCAAGACCGCCGCCGGCATCATCAACTTCGTGGTGATTACCGCCGCGCTGTCCTCGTGCAACGGCGGCATCTTCAGCACCGGGCGCATGCTCTACAGCCTGGCGCAGAACGGCCAGGCCCCGGCCGCCTTTGCCCGCACCTCGAAGAACGGCGTGCCGCGCAATGCGCTGCTGCTGTCGATCGGCGCGCTGCTGCTGGGCGTGCTGGCCAACTACCTGGTGCCGGAGAAAGTCTTCGTCTGGGTCACTTCGATCGCCACCTTTGGCGCGATCTGGACCTGGGTAATGATTCTGCTGGCGCAGCTGAAATTCCGCGCCGGCCTCAGCAGCGTCGAGCGCAAGGCACTTAAATACCGCATGTGGCTGTGGCCGCTGAGCTCCTATCTGGCGCTGGCCTTCCTGGTGCTGGTGGTCGGCCTGATGGCCTACTTCGAGGATACCCGCGTGGCGCTGTATATCGGCCCGGCGTTCCTGGTGCTGCTGACGGTGCTGTACTACGCGTTCCGCCTGGCACCGCGCCAGGAGCAGGCGCCAGCAAGTCCAGTCGCTTGA
- a CDS encoding transglycosylase domain-containing protein: MGALWQSEPTRTEAPDLPPAATPQPKSPRQRRLWWRLIILILLVALVAIGFAAYDEFRTSNLQSREFSKLATTLTYSLQPGPSDAIVYPGEGPFDKRLGYSALGEFLPRLLKRDYLISEQVRFSPALMNYVEHGLFAPYIEKIQAGLSITDCRGDMLYQYKYPQHLYPDFASIPPVMVNSLLFIENRDLLDTKDPRNNPAVDWPRFAKAAYSQVAKYLALPGQSAGGSTLATQLEKYRHSPDGLTVSGAEKIRQMISASVRAYQGGPDTTEARQRIVRDYLNSVPLSAVPGHGEVHGMAEGLRVWYGADFDQVNQALMSTASDPESMAARGLALRQVLSLMIAQRRPSHYLSKGRIELADLTDAHIRVLAANQVINQPLANAALASKAVYRDWVAQPTIVPIVTNKGISLARNRLAAMLNRPLYDLDRLDLSATSTLQADLQVQVSQYLKNLADPAFAAQIGLIGERLLTPRTTDQVSYSFTLFERTADGSRVRVQTDSTDQPFDINEGSKLELGSTAKLRVLTTYLEIIAELHDKYAGKPAAELKKVEVAELDRITQWSLEWLAQNSKNQSLDAMLDAALERKYSANTGEAFFTGGGMHVFNNFRKEDNSRNPTLKDALRESINLPFIRLMRDLVRYVTYQQPYNRLPLLKDDSDPRRQEYLARFADKEGTNYLMRFWKKYQRKTSQQRLDTFLDSMRVTPQRLAAVHRYLFPEAGQETFNAFVRAHLKGDKAALGKLTDGRLSEMYDAYGPGKYDLPDQGYIAKVHPLDLWLLGYLLKNPSSTLTEMVNASRFERQEVYGWLFKSRHQGARDSRIRTMVEIEAFLDIHQRWKRVGYPFDHLVPSLATAIGSSGDRPAALSELVGIIQNDGVRLPTLRIDTLHFAANTPYETKLITDPDRGVRILPVEVARALKGAMSQVVDAGTARRISGSFKLQDGTPLVMGGKTGTGDNRIESFGAGGRLIGSRSLNRTATFVFYLGDNHFGTLTAFVPGRSAEAFTFTSALPVQVLKGMAPILMPYLQPGNPNECRLPQVAAQSGHSDQDASKN, translated from the coding sequence ATGGGCGCACTGTGGCAATCGGAACCAACCAGAACGGAAGCACCCGACCTACCTCCGGCCGCGACGCCACAACCCAAGTCCCCCCGTCAACGTCGGCTATGGTGGCGGCTGATCATTCTCATCCTGCTGGTGGCGCTGGTGGCCATCGGCTTCGCTGCGTATGACGAGTTCCGCACCTCCAACCTCCAATCGCGGGAATTCAGCAAGCTGGCAACCACTCTCACCTATTCGCTGCAGCCAGGCCCCAGCGATGCCATCGTCTACCCCGGCGAGGGCCCGTTCGACAAACGCCTGGGCTACAGCGCCCTGGGTGAATTCCTGCCGCGCCTGCTCAAGCGCGACTACCTGATCAGCGAGCAGGTGCGCTTCTCGCCGGCGCTGATGAATTATGTCGAGCATGGGCTGTTTGCACCCTACATCGAGAAAATCCAGGCAGGGCTGTCGATTACCGATTGCCGCGGCGACATGCTGTACCAGTACAAGTACCCGCAACACCTGTATCCGGACTTCGCATCGATCCCGCCAGTGATGGTCAACAGCCTGCTGTTCATCGAAAACCGCGACCTGCTCGACACCAAGGACCCACGCAACAACCCGGCCGTGGACTGGCCGCGCTTCGCCAAAGCCGCCTATAGCCAGGTGGCCAAGTACCTGGCCCTGCCCGGCCAGTCCGCAGGCGGCAGCACCCTGGCCACGCAGCTGGAAAAGTACCGCCATTCACCGGACGGCCTGACCGTGTCGGGTGCCGAAAAGATCCGCCAGATGATTTCTGCCAGCGTGCGTGCCTACCAGGGCGGCCCCGACACCACCGAGGCACGCCAGCGCATCGTGCGTGACTACCTCAACAGTGTGCCGCTGTCGGCCGTGCCTGGGCATGGCGAAGTGCACGGTATGGCCGAGGGCCTGCGGGTGTGGTATGGCGCCGATTTCGACCAGGTCAACCAGGCCCTGATGTCCACCGCCAGTGACCCCGAGAGCATGGCCGCACGCGGTCTCGCCCTGCGCCAGGTGCTGTCATTGATGATTGCCCAACGCCGCCCCTCGCACTATCTGTCCAAGGGGCGAATCGAGCTGGCGGATCTGACCGATGCGCACATCCGCGTACTGGCTGCCAACCAGGTCATCAACCAGCCGCTGGCCAACGCCGCATTGGCCAGCAAGGCGGTTTACCGCGACTGGGTGGCGCAACCGACCATCGTGCCGATCGTCACCAACAAGGGTATCAGCCTGGCGCGCAATCGCCTGGCGGCCATGCTCAACCGCCCGTTGTACGACCTTGACCGCCTCGACCTGTCGGCCACCAGCACCCTGCAGGCCGACCTTCAGGTGCAGGTCAGCCAGTACCTGAAGAACCTTGCCGACCCCGCGTTCGCCGCGCAGATCGGGCTGATTGGTGAGCGTCTGCTGACGCCCAGGACCACCGACCAGGTGAGCTACAGCTTCACCTTGTTCGAGCGCACTGCCGATGGCTCGCGGGTGCGGGTGCAAACCGACAGCACCGACCAGCCTTTCGACATCAACGAAGGCAGCAAGCTGGAATTGGGCTCCACCGCCAAGCTGCGCGTACTCACCACCTACCTGGAAATCATCGCCGAGCTGCACGACAAGTACGCCGGCAAACCTGCCGCCGAGCTGAAGAAAGTCGAAGTTGCCGAACTCGACCGCATCACCCAGTGGTCGCTGGAATGGCTCGCGCAGAACAGCAAGAACCAGAGCCTGGACGCCATGCTCGATGCCGCGCTGGAGCGCAAGTATTCGGCCAACACCGGCGAAGCCTTCTTCACTGGCGGGGGCATGCATGTGTTCAACAACTTCCGCAAGGAAGACAACAGCCGCAACCCGACCCTCAAGGACGCGTTACGCGAATCGATCAACCTGCCGTTCATCCGCCTGATGCGCGACCTGGTACGCTACGTGACCTACCAGCAGCCGTACAACCGCCTGCCGTTGCTCAAGGACGACAGCGACCCGCGCCGCCAGGAATATCTGGCCCGTTTCGCCGACAAGGAAGGCACCAACTACCTGATGCGCTTCTGGAAGAAATACCAGCGCAAGACCTCGCAGCAACGCCTGGACACCTTCCTCGACAGCATGCGCGTCACCCCGCAACGGCTGGCTGCGGTGCACCGCTACCTGTTCCCCGAGGCCGGGCAGGAAACCTTCAACGCCTTCGTCCGCGCCCACCTCAAGGGTGACAAGGCCGCCCTGGGCAAACTGACCGACGGCCGACTGTCGGAGATGTACGACGCCTATGGGCCGGGCAAGTATGACTTGCCTGACCAGGGCTACATTGCCAAGGTCCACCCCCTGGACCTGTGGCTGCTCGGCTACCTGCTGAAGAACCCCAGCTCGACGTTGACTGAAATGGTCAATGCCAGCCGCTTCGAACGCCAGGAGGTGTATGGCTGGCTGTTCAAGAGCCGCCACCAGGGCGCCCGCGACAGCCGAATTCGCACCATGGTGGAAATCGAAGCGTTCCTCGACATCCACCAGCGCTGGAAGCGTGTGGGCTATCCGTTCGACCACCTGGTGCCCTCGCTGGCCACCGCGATCGGTAGCTCGGGCGACCGTCCCGCCGCCCTCTCCGAACTGGTCGGCATCATCCAGAACGACGGCGTACGCCTGCCGACCTTGCGCATCGACACCCTGCACTTCGCCGCCAACACACCGTACGAGACCAAGCTGATCACCGACCCGGACCGGGGCGTGCGGATTCTGCCGGTGGAAGTGGCGCGCGCCCTCAAAGGTGCCATGTCACAAGTGGTGGATGCAGGCACCGCGCGGCGTATTTCCGGCAGCTTCAAGCTGCAGGACGGCACGCCGCTGGTCATGGGCGGCAAGACCGGTACCGGTGACAACCGCATCGAGAGTTTTGGCGCCGGTGGCCGTCTGATCGGCTCGCGCTCGCTGAACCGTACCGCTACGTTCGTGTTCTACCTGGGCGACAACCACTTCGGCACCTTGACCGCGTTCGTGCCCGGGCGCTCGGCGGAAGCCTTCACATTCACTTCGGCGCTGCCGGTCCAGGTACTCAAGGGCATGGCCCCGATCCTCATGCCATACCTGCAACCGGGTAATCCGAATGAGTGCAGGCTGCCGCAGGTGGCAGCGCAGAGCGGCCACTCGGACCAGGATGCATCGAAGAATTAG
- a CDS encoding PadR family transcriptional regulator: MREHSPHDLFERRPGRGERGPRVFAPGDLKLLMLALLAEQPGHGYDLIRQIENLFDGSYSPSPGVIYPTLNFLEEAELISGQVQGSKRLYAITDAGRTALAEQAVALDGVRMRIEVSKRALRGHDRPPEIHEAVGNLRHALHMHSGRWTPEEIERVRDLLNHAAKAIAAGPTEPVRETPHE; this comes from the coding sequence ATGCGCGAACATTCCCCCCACGACCTTTTCGAGCGACGCCCCGGCCGTGGCGAACGCGGCCCGCGCGTATTCGCCCCTGGCGACCTCAAACTGTTGATGCTGGCCTTGCTTGCCGAGCAGCCCGGCCACGGCTACGACCTGATCCGCCAGATCGAAAACCTGTTCGATGGCAGCTACAGCCCAAGCCCCGGCGTTATCTACCCGACGCTGAATTTCCTCGAGGAGGCCGAGCTGATCAGCGGCCAGGTGCAGGGCAGCAAACGCCTCTATGCCATCACCGATGCCGGCCGCACCGCCCTGGCCGAACAAGCTGTCGCCCTGGACGGTGTACGCATGCGCATCGAGGTCAGCAAACGCGCACTGCGCGGCCACGACCGCCCGCCAGAGATCCATGAAGCGGTCGGTAACCTGCGCCATGCACTGCACATGCACAGTGGCCGCTGGACGCCGGAAGAAATCGAGCGGGTCCGCGACCTGCTCAACCATGCTGCCAAAGCCATCGCCGCCGGGCCGACCGAGCCTGTCAGGGAGACACCCCATGAGTGA
- a CDS encoding siderophore-interacting protein: protein MSDTIYRVNHEIRQRRLQVLRVTELTPRMRRITLGGAELQGFTSVGSDDHIKLLFAETPEQQRAIEARNLGKDGDARPTMREYTPRRVDLVANELDIDFVLHGDGPASTWAAQAAPGHTLDIAGPRASTVVPDIFDSYLLIGDETAIPAIGRRLEELPAGRQVLAVIQIEDEQERQPLPSKTQVEVIWVRRHQEDLLALVKNLSLPPGRLYGWVALEKTLTRQAKALLLEKGVPEDALKAAAYWRADGTADL, encoded by the coding sequence ATGAGTGACACCATCTACCGCGTCAACCACGAGATCCGCCAACGCCGCTTGCAGGTATTGCGGGTTACCGAACTGACCCCGCGCATGCGCCGTATCACCTTGGGCGGTGCCGAGCTGCAGGGCTTTACCAGCGTGGGCAGCGATGACCACATCAAACTGCTGTTCGCCGAAACGCCCGAGCAACAGCGGGCCATCGAAGCCCGTAACCTGGGCAAGGACGGTGACGCACGGCCGACGATGCGCGAGTACACGCCCCGCCGTGTCGACCTGGTGGCCAACGAACTGGACATCGATTTCGTGTTGCACGGCGATGGTCCTGCCTCGACCTGGGCCGCTCAGGCCGCGCCCGGGCATACGCTGGACATCGCCGGGCCGCGGGCATCGACGGTGGTGCCGGATATCTTCGACAGCTACTTGCTGATCGGGGACGAAACCGCCATTCCGGCCATTGGCCGCCGATTGGAGGAATTGCCCGCAGGTCGCCAGGTGCTGGCGGTCATCCAGATCGAGGACGAACAGGAACGCCAGCCACTGCCGAGCAAGACACAGGTGGAGGTGATCTGGGTACGTCGGCACCAGGAAGACCTGCTGGCCCTGGTGAAGAACCTGAGCTTGCCGCCAGGCCGGTTGTACGGCTGGGTGGCGCTGGAGAAAACCCTGACCCGCCAGGCCAAGGCGCTGTTGCTGGAAAAGGGCGTACCTGAAGATGCACTGAAGGCAGCGGCTTACTGGCGTGCCGATGGGACTGCGGACCTGTAG
- a CDS encoding Pr6Pr family membrane protein: protein MPRRPWLTGMAVLGWFGLTVQVYLVLLARWQEQASLIGGLINVFSYFTVLTNTLVATVLSYAAFGREGTGKRFFLSPSVSSAVATSIVLVALAYSVLLRHLWQPQGWQWLADELLHDVMPVLFALYWWVETPKGTLRLWHLAAWALYPMVYFAYALWRGSQIGVYAYPFIDVASLGYAQVLCNALGMLVGFWGIGLVLLGLDRWGTRRLRAQL from the coding sequence ATGCCACGCCGTCCCTGGCTGACCGGCATGGCCGTGCTGGGCTGGTTCGGCCTGACCGTGCAGGTGTATCTGGTGCTGCTGGCGCGTTGGCAGGAGCAGGCCAGCCTGATCGGTGGCCTGATCAACGTATTCAGCTACTTCACCGTATTGACCAATACGTTGGTGGCGACGGTGCTGAGTTATGCGGCGTTTGGCCGGGAAGGGACTGGCAAGCGCTTCTTTCTTTCGCCCTCAGTGAGTTCGGCGGTGGCCACCAGCATCGTGCTGGTGGCGCTGGCCTACAGTGTGTTATTGCGCCATCTGTGGCAACCGCAGGGCTGGCAGTGGCTGGCGGACGAGCTGCTGCATGACGTCATGCCGGTGCTGTTTGCCTTGTACTGGTGGGTCGAAACGCCCAAGGGCACGCTGCGGTTATGGCACCTGGCGGCATGGGCGCTGTACCCGATGGTGTATTTCGCCTATGCGCTGTGGCGCGGCAGCCAGATTGGCGTGTATGCCTACCCGTTCATCGACGTAGCAAGCCTGGGATATGCGCAGGTGTTGTGCAATGCCCTGGGGATGCTGGTGGGATTCTGGGGGATCGGGCTGGTGCTGCTGGGACTGGACAGGTGGGGTACGAGACGTTTACGCGCTCAGTTGTAG
- a CDS encoding VF530 family protein — MSTAQHNALHGKTLEQILTELVAHYQWQGLAERVDVRCFKSNPSIKSSLTFLRKTPWAREKVEQLYVKLQRSA; from the coding sequence ATGAGCACGGCCCAACACAACGCGCTGCACGGCAAGACCCTTGAACAGATCCTCACTGAACTGGTGGCGCACTACCAATGGCAGGGCCTGGCCGAGCGCGTCGATGTGCGTTGTTTCAAGAGCAACCCGAGCATCAAGTCGAGCCTGACCTTCCTGCGCAAGACCCCCTGGGCGCGGGAAAAAGTGGAGCAGCTGTACGTGAAACTGCAGCGCAGCGCCTGA